From Gloeocapsopsis sp. IPPAS B-1203, one genomic window encodes:
- a CDS encoding TIGR02450 family Trp-rich protein, with amino-acid sequence MAKKKQKFPYLVGSKWTAQQKIDGWRHFVVVNRKNQGKWLFAEMVAACDPNVRFWLNATLLKDRSQWQAGWQSLKDIAELNELATGEF; translated from the coding sequence ATGGCTAAAAAAAAGCAGAAATTTCCTTATTTAGTTGGTTCTAAGTGGACTGCACAGCAAAAAATTGATGGTTGGCGTCATTTTGTCGTGGTTAACCGCAAAAATCAAGGCAAGTGGCTGTTTGCAGAAATGGTTGCAGCGTGCGATCCTAATGTACGGTTTTGGCTGAATGCTACATTACTCAAAGACCGATCGCAGTGGCAAGCTGGCTGGCAATCTTTAAAAGATATTGCCGAACTTAACGAACTTGCGACGGGTGAGTTTTGA
- the clpB gene encoding ATP-dependent chaperone ClpB: MQPTNPNQFTEKAWEAIAHTPDIVKAAQQQQIESEHLMKALLEQEGLASSILNKAGVNVQKVRERAEQFIQRQPKVSGSGSSVFLGRSLDTLLDRAENYRKELADEYISIEHLLLAYANDDRFGKSLFQEFGLDEAKLRGIIKQVRGSQRVTDQNPEGKYESLEKYGRDLTEAARQGKLDPVIGRDDEIRRTIQILSRRTKNNPVLIGEPGVGKTAIAEGLAQRIVAGDVPQSLKDRKLIALDMGALIAGAKFRGEFEERLKAVLKEVTESQGKIILFIDEIHTVVGAGATQGAMDAGNLLKPMLARGELRCIGATTLDEYRKYIEKDAALERRFQQVYVDQPSVEDTISILRGLKERYEVHHGVKISDSAVVAAATLSSRYISDRFLPDKAIDLVDEAAARLKMEITSKPEELDEIDRKILQLEMEKLSLQKESDPASRERLGRLEKELADLKEQQRALNAQWQSEKDVINQIQAIKEEIDRVNVEIQQAERDYDLNKAAELKYGKLTDLHRQLEEAETKLSQTQTTGQSLLREEVTEADIAEIISKWTGIPISKLVESEKEKLLHLEDELHRRVIGQNEAVTAVADAIARSRAGLADPNRPTASFIFLGPTGVGKTELAKALAAYLFDTEEAMVRIDMSEYMEKHAVSRLIGAPPGYVGYDEGGQLTEAIRRRPYAVILFDEIEKAHPDVFNVMLQILDDGRVTDAQGHTVDFKNAIIIMTSNIGSQYILDIAGDDSRYEEMRSRVMDAMRNSFRPEFLNRIDEIIIFHALQKAELRYIVQLQIQRLEKRLAERKMSLKLSDAALDFLAEVGYDPVFGARPLKRAIQRELETQIAKSILRGEFNDGDTIYVDVENERLAFKRLPVELLTM; this comes from the coding sequence ATGCAACCAACAAATCCAAATCAGTTTACAGAAAAAGCGTGGGAAGCGATCGCCCACACGCCAGATATCGTCAAAGCTGCACAGCAACAGCAGATCGAAAGCGAACACTTGATGAAAGCACTGCTAGAACAAGAAGGTTTAGCCAGTAGTATCTTAAACAAAGCAGGAGTTAACGTTCAGAAAGTCCGAGAACGCGCCGAACAATTTATTCAACGTCAACCGAAAGTTTCTGGTAGTGGAAGTTCTGTATTTCTAGGACGTAGCTTAGATACATTACTCGATCGCGCCGAAAACTATCGTAAAGAATTAGCAGATGAATATATTTCAATTGAACATTTATTATTAGCTTACGCTAACGACGATCGCTTCGGTAAAAGCCTATTTCAAGAATTCGGGTTAGACGAAGCAAAACTCAGGGGTATCATTAAACAAGTTCGAGGAAGTCAGAGAGTGACTGACCAAAATCCAGAAGGCAAATACGAATCTCTAGAAAAATATGGGCGCGATCTCACTGAAGCCGCCCGTCAAGGTAAACTTGACCCAGTAATTGGGCGTGACGATGAAATCCGCCGCACAATTCAAATTCTGTCCCGCCGTACTAAAAATAACCCTGTCTTAATTGGCGAACCTGGCGTCGGTAAAACGGCGATCGCTGAAGGACTCGCCCAACGAATTGTTGCAGGTGACGTCCCGCAATCGCTCAAAGACCGTAAACTTATCGCCTTAGATATGGGTGCATTAATCGCAGGTGCAAAGTTTCGCGGCGAATTTGAGGAACGTCTCAAAGCAGTACTTAAAGAAGTCACCGAGTCGCAAGGTAAAATTATTCTCTTTATTGATGAGATTCACACCGTTGTTGGTGCAGGTGCAACACAAGGCGCAATGGACGCCGGAAACTTGCTTAAACCAATGCTGGCACGAGGTGAGTTGCGGTGTATCGGTGCAACCACTTTGGATGAATACCGCAAGTATATCGAAAAAGACGCGGCGTTAGAACGTCGCTTCCAGCAAGTGTATGTCGATCAACCTTCGGTAGAAGACACAATTTCGATTCTGCGCGGACTCAAAGAACGCTATGAAGTCCATCACGGGGTAAAAATCTCTGATAGTGCGGTAGTTGCAGCTGCAACACTGTCGAGTCGATATATTAGCGATCGCTTTCTACCCGATAAAGCAATTGACTTGGTAGACGAAGCCGCTGCGCGCTTGAAAATGGAGATCACTTCCAAACCGGAAGAACTTGATGAGATTGATCGCAAGATTCTTCAACTTGAAATGGAGAAACTATCACTCCAAAAAGAAAGCGATCCTGCTTCGAGAGAACGGTTAGGAAGACTCGAAAAAGAACTTGCAGATCTCAAAGAACAACAACGCGCCCTAAATGCACAATGGCAGTCTGAAAAAGATGTTATTAATCAAATTCAGGCAATTAAAGAAGAAATCGACCGCGTTAATGTTGAAATTCAGCAAGCCGAACGTGACTATGACCTAAATAAAGCAGCGGAGTTGAAATACGGTAAATTAACTGACTTGCATCGTCAGCTAGAAGAAGCCGAAACTAAACTCTCGCAAACTCAAACTACTGGTCAATCACTTTTGCGTGAAGAAGTCACCGAAGCAGATATTGCGGAAATTATCTCGAAGTGGACAGGAATTCCGATTAGCAAGTTAGTGGAATCGGAAAAAGAGAAGCTGCTACATTTAGAAGATGAACTTCACCGTCGCGTGATTGGGCAAAATGAAGCAGTCACAGCGGTTGCAGATGCGATCGCGCGATCGCGTGCAGGTTTAGCCGATCCAAATCGTCCAACTGCGAGTTTTATCTTCCTTGGTCCTACAGGTGTTGGTAAAACCGAACTTGCCAAAGCACTTGCAGCATATCTATTCGATACCGAAGAAGCAATGGTGCGGATTGATATGTCGGAATATATGGAGAAACACGCAGTTTCGCGCTTAATTGGTGCACCTCCAGGATATGTCGGTTATGACGAAGGTGGACAGTTGACTGAAGCAATTCGCCGTCGTCCTTATGCAGTGATACTATTTGACGAAATCGAAAAAGCTCACCCCGACGTGTTTAATGTCATGCTGCAAATTCTGGATGATGGGCGTGTCACCGATGCACAAGGTCATACGGTGGACTTTAAAAATGCGATCATCATTATGACGAGTAATATTGGTTCGCAGTACATTTTGGATATTGCTGGCGATGACTCGCGCTATGAAGAGATGCGTAGTCGTGTCATGGATGCAATGCGTAATAGCTTCCGTCCAGAATTTCTCAACCGGATTGATGAGATTATCATCTTCCATGCTTTGCAAAAAGCAGAACTACGCTATATTGTACAACTGCAAATCCAAAGGCTTGAAAAGCGTCTTGCAGAACGTAAGATGTCACTGAAACTCTCTGATGCCGCACTTGACTTTTTAGCCGAAGTAGGATATGATCCTGTATTCGGTGCAAGACCTCTAAAACGGGCAATTCAGCGCGAATTGGAAACTCAGATTGCTAAATCGATTTTACGCGGTGAATTCAACGACGGTGACACAATTTATGTCGATGTTGAAAACGAACGTCTGGCATTTAAGCGTTTACCCGTTGAACTACTCACAATGTAA
- a CDS encoding type II toxin-antitoxin system VapC family toxin yields the protein MIAVDTNIVVRLLTQDDEQQYNKSLQLFQEQDIFIPDTVLLETEWVLRFAYSFKPSEICQAFRNLLGLPNVQLRNASLVAQALQWHENGLDFADALHLSQSKSCSIIYTFDTKFANRAKGLSQCKVQQP from the coding sequence ATGATCGCAGTTGATACCAACATTGTTGTACGTCTCTTAACACAAGATGATGAACAGCAATACAACAAAAGTCTCCAGCTATTCCAAGAACAAGACATATTTATTCCAGACACAGTTCTTCTGGAAACTGAATGGGTATTACGTTTTGCTTACAGTTTCAAACCGAGTGAAATTTGTCAAGCATTCAGGAACCTTTTGGGTTTACCTAATGTTCAGCTTAGAAACGCCAGTTTGGTAGCGCAGGCTTTGCAGTGGCATGAAAATGGTTTGGATTTTGCTGATGCACTTCATTTATCACAAAGCAAAAGTTGCTCTATTATCTATACCTTTGATACCAAGTTCGCAAACAGAGCTAAAGGACTATCTCAGTGTAAAGTTCAGCAGCCCTAA
- a CDS encoding Hsp20/alpha crystallin family protein — protein MALVHWQPFQEITALRRQMDRMFDEIAGFNRELKINWMPAIEMKDSEESIILRAEIPGIDAKDLDVQVARDAVTITGETHQEQQTEDRGFWHSEFRYGKFQRTIPLPVAVENERVEASYKDGILTLTLPKVAEAINRVVHINLTGDTKEAIAGSDTAHTVDVSSEMQDKDNN, from the coding sequence GTGGCATTAGTACATTGGCAACCATTTCAAGAAATTACTGCCTTACGGCGTCAAATGGATCGGATGTTTGACGAAATTGCAGGATTTAATCGAGAGTTAAAGATAAACTGGATGCCTGCGATTGAAATGAAAGATAGTGAAGAAAGCATTATCTTACGCGCTGAAATTCCTGGAATAGATGCTAAAGATCTTGATGTACAAGTCGCCCGAGATGCAGTTACAATCACGGGTGAAACTCATCAGGAACAACAAACAGAAGATCGGGGATTTTGGCATTCTGAATTTCGCTATGGGAAGTTCCAAAGAACGATTCCATTACCAGTAGCAGTCGAAAATGAACGAGTCGAAGCAAGCTACAAAGACGGAATTTTGACTTTGACACTACCCAAAGTTGCTGAAGCAATTAACCGTGTAGTCCACATTAATTTAACAGGAGATACAAAAGAGGCGATCGCAGGTTCTGATACTGCTCACACAGTAGATGTGTCGAGCGAGATGCAAGACAAAGACAACAATTAA
- the fabF gene encoding beta-ketoacyl-ACP synthase II, whose amino-acid sequence MTDKEKKRVVVTGIGAITPIGNTPDEYWEGLINGRSGIGPITLFDASHHKCRIAGEVKGFNPHDYLDSKDAKRMDRFAQFAVSASLQALADAQFVINELNAEQVGVIIGTGIGGIKVLEDQQTVYLNRGPDRCSPFMVPMMIANMAAGLTAIHIGAKGPNTCPVTACAAGSNAVGDAFRMIQRGYAQAMICGGAEAAVTPLSVAGFAAARTLSTRNDDPARASRPFDRDRDGFVMGEGAGILLLEELEHARSRGARIYAEIVGYGMTCDAYHMTSPVPGGEGATRAMQLALKDALLDPMQVNYINAHGTSTAMNDTTETAAMKKVLGDHAYKVAISSTKSMTGHLLGGSGGIEAVATTLAIAHDQLPPTINLENPDPECDLDYVPNVSRAQKVDVALSNSFGFGGHNVTLVFQKFTD is encoded by the coding sequence ATGACAGATAAGGAAAAAAAACGTGTTGTCGTAACGGGTATCGGTGCTATCACGCCGATTGGCAATACTCCAGATGAGTACTGGGAAGGGTTAATAAATGGACGCAGTGGGATTGGTCCGATTACCTTGTTCGATGCCTCCCATCACAAGTGCCGCATTGCTGGTGAAGTCAAAGGATTTAATCCTCATGACTACCTTGACAGCAAAGATGCCAAGCGCATGGATCGATTTGCTCAGTTTGCGGTTTCAGCCAGTTTACAAGCGCTTGCAGACGCACAGTTTGTCATCAATGAACTGAACGCAGAACAAGTGGGCGTAATTATTGGTACTGGTATTGGTGGGATTAAGGTACTAGAAGACCAACAAACAGTTTATCTCAATCGCGGTCCTGACCGATGTAGCCCGTTTATGGTGCCAATGATGATCGCAAACATGGCAGCAGGATTGACAGCAATTCACATTGGTGCGAAGGGACCAAATACTTGTCCAGTTACAGCATGTGCTGCTGGTTCCAATGCGGTTGGTGATGCGTTTCGGATGATTCAGCGTGGTTATGCCCAAGCAATGATTTGTGGCGGCGCAGAAGCCGCAGTTACACCACTATCTGTAGCAGGTTTTGCTGCAGCTCGAACGCTGTCTACCCGTAATGACGATCCGGCTCGTGCTAGTCGTCCTTTTGATCGCGATCGCGATGGATTTGTTATGGGTGAAGGAGCGGGAATTCTGCTACTAGAGGAACTCGAACACGCCCGCAGTCGTGGCGCACGCATTTATGCCGAAATTGTCGGCTACGGGATGACGTGTGATGCCTATCATATGACATCACCTGTACCTGGAGGCGAAGGTGCAACTCGTGCTATGCAACTTGCACTCAAAGATGCTTTGTTAGATCCAATGCAAGTCAACTACATCAATGCCCACGGTACTAGTACCGCAATGAATGACACGACTGAAACAGCAGCGATGAAAAAAGTGTTGGGCGATCATGCGTACAAAGTCGCAATCAGTTCAACTAAGTCAATGACTGGGCACTTATTAGGCGGTTCAGGTGGAATTGAAGCTGTAGCAACAACTCTTGCGATCGCACATGACCAACTACCACCAACGATTAACTTAGAAAATCCCGATCCAGAGTGCGATTTGGATTATGTACCTAATGTTTCTCGCGCCCAAAAAGTAGATGTTGCTTTGTCAAATTCTTTTGGCTTTGGTGGACATAATGTCACTTTGGTATTTCAGAAGTTCACTGATTAG
- the rd gene encoding rubredoxin: protein MQKYICTTCGYIYDPEAGDLDSEIEPGTPFENIPDDWVCPVCGATKDQFELES from the coding sequence ATGCAAAAGTATATTTGTACAACTTGTGGCTACATTTACGATCCTGAAGCGGGTGATTTGGATTCAGAAATTGAACCAGGTACGCCATTTGAAAATATTCCTGATGACTGGGTATGTCCAGTATGTGGTGCAACCAAAGATCAGTTTGAATTGGAATCCTGA
- a CDS encoding CoB--CoM heterodisulfide reductase iron-sulfur subunit B family protein — MSSHLKYAYFPGCVAQGACRELYQSTQALTQALGIELIELKKAACCGSGTFKEDSLLLEDTVNARNIALAEELNLPLLTHCSTCQGVIGRVDERLKESQQTNPAYLEQINGLLTQEGCLPYRGNSTVKHLLYAIVADYGLQELQNRVSRRLSGIKCAAFYGCYLLRAQKSMPYDDPYNPQSMENVFRAIGATPVYYRGRTQCCGWPLSSYATTQAFKMAGMHIQEALVAGADCMVTPCPLCHLNLDSRQPEVEKVVGEKLGLPVLHLPQLIALALGIKPKELGLERHIVSTRPLLEKLGF, encoded by the coding sequence ATGTCTTCCCATTTAAAATATGCTTATTTTCCTGGTTGTGTTGCCCAGGGAGCCTGCCGCGAACTTTATCAATCTACGCAAGCATTAACTCAAGCTTTAGGTATTGAACTTATAGAACTGAAGAAAGCCGCATGCTGCGGTTCTGGTACTTTTAAAGAAGATTCACTGCTACTAGAAGATACTGTAAATGCCCGCAATATTGCGTTAGCTGAAGAATTAAATCTTCCCTTACTGACACATTGCAGCACTTGCCAAGGCGTGATTGGGCGTGTTGATGAGCGTTTAAAAGAGTCTCAGCAGACTAACCCTGCTTACCTTGAGCAAATTAATGGCTTACTTACCCAAGAAGGTTGTTTGCCCTATCGTGGTAATTCTACAGTCAAGCATCTGCTGTATGCAATTGTTGCTGATTACGGCTTACAAGAACTGCAAAACCGCGTATCGCGACGCTTGAGCGGGATTAAATGTGCTGCTTTTTATGGCTGTTATTTACTGCGTGCCCAAAAATCCATGCCCTACGATGACCCCTACAACCCCCAATCAATGGAAAATGTCTTTCGGGCAATTGGTGCAACACCAGTATACTATCGCGGGCGAACTCAGTGCTGTGGCTGGCCTCTTTCTAGTTATGCCACCACTCAAGCTTTTAAAATGGCAGGAATGCATATTCAAGAAGCTCTCGTAGCTGGTGCAGATTGTATGGTCACTCCTTGTCCTTTGTGTCATCTCAATCTTGATTCTCGTCAACCTGAAGTCGAAAAAGTAGTGGGCGAAAAACTGGGTTTACCTGTGTTGCATCTCCCTCAACTCATTGCTTTGGCATTAGGTATTAAACCTAAAGAATTAGGTTTAGAAAGACATATTGTTTCCACTCGTCCTTTGTTAGAAAAGTTAGGATTTTAA
- a CDS encoding SRPBCC family protein translates to MDTLSVTNLVEPAGTWSQVQQTALLQGEILLETRSHSAWGGAVIASMYLPLKRSQVWQQVTDYPRWVQYFPDVIKSEVLQRGETKRVYQVAKKAFFLFTAQVEVYLNVIEVLQQRIQFRLEQGTFNDFTAELKLQDCGIGTVLTYAVQATPNMPIPTMFIQQAMHLELPENMRQMRRIICGR, encoded by the coding sequence ATGGATACACTTTCTGTAACAAATTTAGTCGAGCCTGCAGGAACATGGAGTCAAGTTCAGCAAACAGCACTTTTGCAAGGTGAAATTTTACTAGAAACGCGATCGCATTCAGCGTGGGGTGGTGCGGTAATAGCTTCGATGTACTTACCATTAAAGCGATCGCAAGTTTGGCAGCAGGTGACAGATTATCCGCGCTGGGTGCAATACTTTCCTGATGTGATTAAAAGCGAAGTTTTGCAGCGTGGTGAAACCAAACGTGTGTATCAAGTTGCGAAAAAAGCCTTCTTTCTATTTACTGCCCAAGTAGAGGTTTATCTCAACGTCATTGAAGTTCTACAGCAGCGAATTCAGTTTCGTTTAGAGCAAGGGACGTTTAATGATTTTACTGCGGAGTTGAAATTACAAGACTGTGGCATTGGGACAGTTTTGACTTATGCGGTGCAAGCGACACCAAATATGCCCATACCAACAATGTTTATTCAACAAGCAATGCATCTAGAACTACCGGAAAATATGCGGCAAATGCGGCGAATTATCTGTGGTAGATAA
- the acpP gene encoding acyl carrier protein, protein MSEAEIFEKVKKIVTEQLSVEAEKVTPPANFANDLGADSLDTVELVMALEEEFDIEIPDEAAEQITTVQQAVDYISNKVTASA, encoded by the coding sequence ATGAGCGAAGCGGAAATTTTTGAAAAAGTCAAGAAAATTGTGACTGAGCAACTGAGTGTTGAAGCTGAAAAGGTGACACCACCAGCAAACTTTGCGAACGACCTAGGAGCCGATTCGCTTGATACTGTTGAACTTGTGATGGCTTTAGAGGAAGAATTTGATATTGAAATTCCCGATGAGGCAGCTGAACAAATTACAACTGTACAGCAAGCTGTAGATTACATCAGCAACAAAGTGACTGCATCCGCTTAG
- a CDS encoding ChaB family protein: MTATDTTITQQNAAEFRSVSAIFNNREQIDSVIRRLLDRGISRDDISVIGKNFHSETKIAGFITKKDVILGGLKQGAIFGSIFGSALALLTGVGVLFVPFIGTLVAAGPLGAALLGAAGGAIAGSAGAGLVSALVTLGMPEEKAAVYQTRIEAGDFLVAVEVPADKTGEIQLLLESAGGEETHVNEKSLPRRRTGQIESAADLSPEVRSHLSEDAQRAFIANYNKALSETSDEEKAEHQAWDAVCEQYEQDEDGTWSKAKSSI; the protein is encoded by the coding sequence ATGACTGCAACTGATACAACTATCACACAGCAGAATGCTGCTGAGTTTCGTAGCGTATCTGCTATTTTCAACAATCGCGAACAAATTGATAGTGTCATTCGCCGTTTACTCGACCGAGGAATTTCTCGCGATGATATTTCTGTAATTGGAAAAAACTTTCACTCTGAAACTAAAATTGCTGGTTTTATTACTAAAAAAGATGTCATCTTAGGTGGATTGAAACAAGGAGCAATCTTTGGATCAATCTTTGGTTCTGCGTTAGCTTTGTTGACCGGAGTAGGTGTCTTATTTGTACCTTTTATTGGGACATTAGTTGCCGCAGGACCTTTGGGCGCAGCTTTATTAGGTGCTGCAGGTGGCGCGATCGCAGGTAGTGCTGGTGCAGGTTTAGTCTCTGCCTTAGTCACATTAGGAATGCCAGAAGAGAAAGCAGCAGTATATCAAACTCGAATTGAAGCGGGCGACTTTTTGGTAGCAGTAGAAGTCCCTGCAGACAAAACAGGTGAAATTCAGCTATTGCTTGAAAGTGCGGGTGGTGAAGAAACCCATGTTAACGAAAAATCCTTACCCCGCAGACGAACTGGACAAATTGAAAGTGCAGCAGACTTGTCGCCAGAAGTGCGATCGCACCTTTCAGAGGATGCACAGCGAGCGTTTATTGCTAACTATAACAAGGCGTTATCAGAAACAAGTGACGAAGAAAAAGCAGAACATCAAGCTTGGGATGCAGTTTGCGAACAGTACGAACAAGACGAAGATGGTACTTGGTCAAAAGCAAAATCAAGTATTTAG
- a CDS encoding AbrB/MazE/SpoVT family DNA-binding domain-containing protein translates to MQVTRLSSKGQVIIPKALRAAHHWEVGQELIAIDVGDGILLKPKKPFAETTLAQVAGCLSYQGKLKSLDELEDAIRQGVIQQWHDRS, encoded by the coding sequence ATGCAAGTCACTCGTTTGTCAAGTAAAGGGCAAGTGATTATTCCAAAAGCCTTACGTGCTGCTCATCATTGGGAAGTAGGTCAAGAACTGATTGCGATTGATGTCGGCGATGGTATCCTCCTAAAACCTAAAAAACCTTTTGCGGAAACAACTTTAGCGCAGGTTGCAGGCTGTTTAAGCTATCAGGGAAAACTGAAAAGTCTCGATGAGCTAGAAGATGCAATTCGCCAAGGAGTGATACAACAGTGGCATGATCGCAGTTGA
- a CDS encoding NAD(P)/FAD-dependent oxidoreductase, translating to MQPLIVVIGGGAAGFFGAIAAAQAHPYTQVIILEASHQPLAKVRVSGGGRCNVTHACFEPAALVQNYPRGGKALRGAFTRFQSRDTVNWFAAQGVKLKTEADGRMFPVTDDSATIVDCLMEKAIALGIEIYQGAAVVSVKKLDSVTSRFEIQLKSGEIITCDRILLATGSNKVGHHIAETLGHHIESPVPSLFTFNILDQELRALAGVSADTVRLRLSVGSHKLEQTGSLLITHWGLSGPAVLKLSAWGARMLYDEKYHATLTINWLPQSNPEDIRQKLLTVKTEWAKRAIALHCPVELPRRLWQYLVSRVNLSSEDRWSGVSHKSLNQLVQELTQGQYLIQGKGVFKEEFVTCGGVSLKEVDFKTMESRLCRGIYFAGEILDIDGITGGFNFQSAWTTAWLAGQAMGVV from the coding sequence TTGCAACCGTTAATTGTTGTTATTGGAGGAGGCGCAGCGGGTTTTTTTGGTGCGATCGCGGCAGCACAAGCTCATCCTTATACCCAAGTCATTATTTTAGAAGCAAGTCACCAACCGTTAGCCAAAGTCCGTGTCTCTGGCGGTGGGAGATGTAATGTTACCCATGCGTGTTTTGAACCAGCTGCCTTAGTACAAAATTATCCCAGAGGTGGCAAAGCCTTACGCGGAGCATTTACCCGATTTCAAAGCCGCGATACTGTCAATTGGTTCGCCGCACAAGGAGTCAAACTGAAAACTGAAGCCGATGGCAGAATGTTTCCTGTCACAGATGACTCTGCTACGATTGTTGATTGTCTAATGGAAAAAGCGATCGCTTTAGGAATCGAAATTTATCAGGGCGCAGCAGTGGTTTCTGTAAAGAAGCTGGATAGCGTGACTTCGAGATTTGAAATTCAGTTGAAATCAGGAGAAATTATTACATGCGATCGCATATTACTCGCAACAGGTAGTAATAAAGTCGGTCATCACATTGCCGAAACTTTAGGACACCATATTGAATCGCCCGTACCATCGCTGTTTACATTCAACATTCTCGATCAAGAACTACGCGCACTAGCTGGGGTAAGTGCCGATACTGTCCGTTTACGGTTGTCAGTTGGTAGTCACAAACTCGAACAAACAGGTTCATTACTTATTACCCACTGGGGTTTAAGTGGTCCTGCGGTGCTGAAACTTTCGGCGTGGGGGGCGCGGATGCTATATGACGAGAAATATCACGCAACTCTAACAATTAACTGGCTTCCACAATCTAACCCTGAAGATATCCGCCAAAAATTACTGACAGTTAAAACTGAATGGGCAAAACGGGCGATCGCGCTTCACTGCCCTGTTGAATTACCGCGTCGTTTGTGGCAATATCTAGTGTCGCGGGTTAACCTCAGCAGTGAAGATCGTTGGTCAGGAGTATCGCACAAAAGCTTAAATCAACTTGTTCAAGAACTGACTCAAGGACAATACTTGATTCAGGGTAAGGGAGTTTTTAAAGAAGAATTTGTCACTTGTGGCGGCGTTAGCCTCAAAGAAGTTGACTTCAAAACAATGGAAAGTCGTCTTTGTCGAGGAATTTATTTTGCTGGAGAAATTTTAGATATTGATGGTATTACTGGAGGCTTTAACTTTCAGAGTGCTTGGACAACGGCTTGGTTAGCTGGTCAAGCAATGGGAGTAGTCTAG
- the lpxD gene encoding UDP-3-O-(3-hydroxymyristoyl)glucosamine N-acyltransferase, whose product MKFSEVVQKLGETAANNSLSLNKDCDPDLPRLAPVEEAVTGTLSYIEGAKFASQVATTGASALILPQDEALQAQAQSRGIAWIATSQPRLLFAQAIALYYQPFHPAPEIHPSAVIHPSVKLGEDVYIGAHVVIQAGVSIGDRVCIHPNVVVYPEVKIGDRTVLHANCTIHERSQIGADCVIHSGAVIGGEGFGFVSSPTGWVKMEQSGYTVLEDGVEVGCNSTIDRPAVGETRIGKNTKIDNLVQIGHGCQVGANCAFAAHVGLAGGVKIGNQVILAGQVGIANQVKIGDGAVASAKAGVHSDVQPGTIVSGNPAISHKNFLKASAVYTRLPEIYQTLKQLQRSLSREK is encoded by the coding sequence ATGAAATTTAGCGAAGTTGTTCAAAAACTTGGTGAAACTGCTGCCAACAATAGCCTTAGTCTCAATAAAGACTGCGATCCGGATCTTCCTAGATTAGCACCAGTTGAAGAAGCTGTTACAGGAACTTTAAGCTATATCGAAGGTGCCAAATTTGCCTCGCAAGTTGCCACAACTGGTGCTAGTGCATTGATTTTGCCGCAAGACGAAGCATTACAAGCACAAGCACAATCACGGGGTATTGCTTGGATTGCAACTTCCCAACCACGGTTATTATTTGCACAAGCGATCGCACTATATTATCAACCATTCCATCCTGCACCTGAGATTCATCCTAGTGCAGTGATTCATCCTTCAGTAAAACTCGGCGAAGACGTATACATTGGCGCGCACGTTGTCATTCAAGCAGGTGTTAGCATTGGCGATCGCGTTTGCATTCACCCTAATGTTGTGGTTTACCCTGAAGTCAAAATCGGCGATCGCACAGTTCTTCATGCTAACTGTACAATTCACGAGCGCAGCCAAATTGGTGCGGACTGCGTGATTCATAGTGGTGCCGTCATTGGTGGAGAAGGCTTTGGTTTTGTGTCTTCACCGACGGGGTGGGTCAAGATGGAACAGTCAGGCTACACCGTATTAGAAGATGGCGTCGAAGTAGGTTGCAACAGCACGATTGATCGCCCCGCAGTGGGAGAAACACGCATTGGTAAAAATACAAAAATTGATAACTTGGTACAAATCGGTCATGGTTGTCAGGTTGGTGCTAACTGTGCATTTGCCGCACACGTTGGCTTAGCTGGCGGTGTAAAAATTGGCAATCAAGTTATTCTTGCAGGTCAAGTGGGAATTGCCAATCAAGTAAAAATTGGCGATGGGGCTGTTGCTTCTGCTAAAGCTGGGGTTCATAGTGACGTTCAGCCAGGAACAATTGTCTCAGGGAATCCTGCCATATCACACAAAAATTTTCTCAAAGCATCTGCTGTTTACACGCGCTTACCAGAAATTTATCAAACTCTCAAGCAGTTACAACGCAGCTTAAGTAGAGAAAAATAA